Proteins encoded within one genomic window of Arachis ipaensis cultivar K30076 chromosome B08, Araip1.1, whole genome shotgun sequence:
- the LOC110265375 gene encoding uncharacterized protein LOC110265375 produces the protein MKSVFQNKEALHEVDKRVARWLMDCRIPFNAVMSSFFQDMLDGVAGFGPGYKSPSYDSLRVNLLVDIKRECQMVVESYRSAWKETGCTLIADGWTNQRQRTLINFLVYCKKGLCFVKSVDASSMVKNASSLCDLFSEVIEWIGPDNIVHVVTDNAANYVAAGRLINKKFENIHWSPCAANCLNLILKDISSMPHISSLATRASKITVFVYNHSVFLSWLRQRIDWREIVRPGATRFATVFLTLMSIFEHISHLQSLVVDPHFTGHKLGRTANGKAVSVIILDNKFWDDCFTACHIVSPLIKLLRLVDAEDKPSLGIVYEEKHLRSCELYLHCKVNNLDSVEAMKEIHLYRDQKENFDRPEAVPAAKKLQPDEWWTLFGSSAPCLQKMVVRILSQASASSRKKRKQKLQYDPIDIETIDKVDFWVTEEVVEKELDLPSNIEDLLDEIDANLDLGGGGGGGSTSTFYAAPLAFSGPSSGNEGDEINDANLQQVMENFDD, from the exons ATGAAAAGCGTGTTTCAAAACAAAGAGGCGCTTCATGAAGTTGATAAGCGAGTGGCTAGATGGCTAATGGATTGTAGGATTCCTTTCAATGCGGTTATGTCATCCTTTTTTCAAGATATGCTGGATGGTGTAGCTGGCTTTGGGCCTGGTTATAAAAGTCCTTCTTATGACTCTTTGAGGGTTAACTTATTAGTCGATATCAAAAGGGAGTGTCAAATGGTTGTTGAAAGCTATAGGTCTGCTTGGAAAGAAACTGGATGTACTCTCATAGCTGATGGTTGGACAAATCAAAGACAAAGAACGTTGATTAATTTTTTGGTTTATTGTAAGAAAGGGTTGTGCTTTGTGAAATCTGTAGATGCCTCAAGTATGGTTAAAAATGCTTCAAGCTTGTGTGACTTGTTTTCAGAGGTGATTGAATGGATTGGACCTGATAATATTGTTCATGTAGTGACCGATAATGCTGCGAATTATGTTGCTGCTGGTAGACTTATtaataagaaatttgaaaatattcACTGGTCACCTTGTGCTGCTAATTGCTTGAATCTTATCTTAAAAGATATAAGCAGCATGCCACATATTTCTAGCCTTGCAACTCGTGCTTCGAAGATTACCGTGTTTGTGTATAATCATTCGGTATTCTTGTCTTGGCTAAGACAAAGAATTGATTGGAGGGAGATTGTTCGTCCAGGTGCAACTCGTTTTGCCACTGTCTTCCTCACATTGATGAGTATCTTTGAGCACATATCGCATTTACAATCATTGGTTGTTGATCCACACTTTACCGGACACAAATTAGGAAGGACTGCTAATGGTAAAGCTGTGAGTGTAATTATCCTAGACAATAAATTTTGGGATGATTGTTTTACTGCATGCCACATTGTGAGTCCGTTGATTAAATTGCTGAGGTTGGTAGATGCCGAAGATAAACCATCATTGGGAATTGTTTATGAAG AGAAGCACCTGAGGTCATGCGAGCTTTACTTGCATTGCAAGGTTAATAATTTAGATTCAGTTGAGGCAATGAAAGAAATACACTTATATAGAGATCAAAAGGAAAACTTTGATAGGCCTGAAGCTGTTCCAGCTGCAAAAAAACTTCAACCTG ATGAATGGTGGACGTTGTTTGGTAGTTCTGCTCCATGTTTACAAAAAATGGTAGTTCGCATTCTTAGCCAAGCATCTGCTTCTTCAAG aaaaaaaagaaagcaaaagttGCAATATGATCCAATCGATATTGAAACTATTGATAAGGTTGATTTTTGGGTAACGGAAGAGGTTGTTGAAAAAGAGCTTGATCTTCCAAGTAATATTGAAGACTTACTTG ATGAGATTGATGCTAATTTAGATctaggtggtggtggtggtggtgggagtACTAGTACATTTTATGCTGCACCACTTGCTTTTTCTGGTCCAAGTAGTGGAAATGAAGGTGATGAAATCAATGACGCAAATCTGCAGCAAGTTATGGagaattttgatgattga
- the LOC107612172 gene encoding LOW QUALITY PROTEIN: transcription factor MYB1R1-like (The sequence of the model RefSeq protein was modified relative to this genomic sequence to represent the inferred CDS: inserted 2 bases in 1 codon), with product MCSTFAAAADSSISGDGDSPAAGEIMLFGIRVVVDSMRKSVSMNNLSQYVHPQDDSNNNKDAAFSTTGYASTDDAAPHNFGKNRERERKRGVQWTEEEHKLFLVGLQKVRKGDWRGISRNYVKTRTPTQVASHAQKYFLRRSNLNRCRRRSSLFDITTDSVSSIPMEEEQIQNGDSVPHSQPLCPAAPENSNTNGFPMVPVYPLGVGPGVISXKAGNPMDELTLGQANMELNAQTKLLHPIPVASNPKTCTVSDVPSGSNSPLNLPTLSLGLSFTSDQRQTPSRHSAFHSIPSLNNGDSVISVA from the exons ATGTGTAGCACCTTTGCCGCCGCCGCAGACTCCTCCATCTCCGGCGACGGTGACTCCCCCGCTGCCGGCGAGATTATGCTGTTCGGCATTAGGGTGGTGGTGGACTCCATGAGGAAAAGCGTCAGTATGAACAATCTGTCGCAGTACGTGCATCCTCAAGATGACTCCAACAACAACAAAGACGCTGCCTTCTCCACCACCGGTTACGCGTCTACCGATGACGCTGCTCCTCACAACTTCGGCAAGAACCGCGAGCGCGAGCGCAAGCGAGGTGTTCAGTGGACGGAGGAAGAGCACAAGCTATTCCTGGTGGGATTGCAGAAGGTAAGGAAAGGTGATTGGAGAGGGATCTCTAGGAACTACGTCAAGACTCGGACGCCCACGCAGGTCGCCAGCCATGCTCAGAAGTACTTCCTCCGCCGGAGCAATCTCAACCGCTGTCGCCGTAGATCCAGCCTCTTTGACATCACCACCGATTCGGTCTCTTCGATTCCAATGGAGGAAGAACAGATCCAGAACGGAGACAGTGTGCCTCATTCACAGCCTCTGTGCCCTGCAGCTCCTGAAAATAGCAATACCAATGGATTTCCGATGGTGCCGGTGTATCCGTTGGGGGTTGGTCCAGGTGTGATCAG CAAAGCTGGGAATCCAATGGATGAACTAACTCTAGGACAGGCAAACATGGAGCTTAATGCGCAAACCAAGCTACTCCATCCGATTCCTGTTGCTTCAAATCCTAAAACCTGCACCGTGTCTGATGTTCCCTCCGGCTCTAATTCGCCCCTCAACTTGCCAACATTGTCCTTGGGACTATCCTTCACATCTGATCAAAGACAGACTCCATCAAGACATTCGGCTTTCCATTCGATTCCGAGTTTAAATAATGGAGATAGCGTCATAAGTGTTGCCTGA